In one window of Candidatus Avedoeria danica DNA:
- a CDS encoding SRPBCC family protein: protein MARIEVSHASVLDAPASSVYAVIADYVDGHPRILPPRVFHDLTVEEGGVGAGTVIRFGMRVLGVDRWIRARITEPEPGRVLVESGLDGNDVVTTFTVDPLDGGQRAAVRFDTVWTEPGLAGWVQRLVAPLVLRRLYAEEMANLERVTLGPA from the coding sequence ATGGCGCGCATCGAGGTCTCACACGCTTCCGTGCTCGACGCCCCGGCGTCGTCGGTGTACGCCGTCATCGCCGACTACGTCGACGGCCACCCGCGCATCCTGCCGCCGCGCGTCTTCCACGACCTCACGGTCGAGGAAGGCGGCGTCGGCGCAGGGACCGTCATCCGCTTCGGCATGCGCGTGCTGGGCGTCGATCGCTGGATCCGCGCCCGGATCACGGAGCCCGAGCCGGGCCGCGTCCTCGTCGAGTCCGGCCTCGATGGGAACGACGTCGTGACGACGTTCACCGTCGATCCGCTGGATGGCGGGCAGCGGGCGGCGGTGCGGTTCGATACCGTCTGGACGGAGCCCGGCCTTGCCGGCTGGGTCCAGCGGCTCGTCGCGCCGCTCGTCCTGCGGCGGCTGTACGCCGAAGAGATGGCCAACCTCGAGCGCGTGACACTGGGGCCGGCGTAG
- a CDS encoding MFS transporter, with protein MRSRSCGWSRCSSRPSSCISSAATGAGGDLSATPPWSTLSATRRWRSASSSYCNESTAASTNRLTAESASRRRHHFRRPTPDHRQRGHCQPGARIAPKGAVHARRRGPTAPRPHPRRLRWRRRPLLLGAVAAAEGPQSAVLIALFYNALAFATQPFVGWAVDRVGRPRAAVLVGIACGAAAVIARPLDALTAVVLAGIGSSLFHVGGGAMTLAAADGRAAQAGVFAAPGVVGLAVGGAMAAGGWTAGGPWLALLGALATVIALLPAASVDPRDISRPVEKRRDGDAPGQSASTSGRAAAHQLELHDLVMALLLMAIALRSTVWTAVQFVWAGQHSALLALALAAGIGKVVGGFASDRFGRRNWALGALTTAAALLSFADQRLALLLPGVALLQSATPAMWLAVADRLPGRPALASGLVFGGAIALGGAPLWLGLPTALGAAVALAAAGVWWLSGVSPPGAAPLPREP; from the coding sequence GTGCGTTCGCGTTCCTGTGGCTGGTCACGGTGCTCATCGAGGCCGTCGTCCTGCATCTCGTCCGCGGCGACGGGCGCTGGCGGCGATCTCTCGGCCACGCCGCCGTGGTCAACGCTGTCAGCTACGCGCCGCTGGCGCTCGGCCTCCTCGTCGTATTGCAACGAGTCTACGGCGGCGAGTACTAACCGTCTGACCGCCGAATCTGCCTCGAGGAGACGACACCATTTTCGTCGCCCCACCCCCGATCACCGCCAACGCGGCCACTGTCAACCCGGCGCACGCATCGCGCCGAAGGGTGCCGTTCATGCACGCCGCCGCGGTCCCACCGCTCCTCGGCCTCACCCACGCCGTCTCCGATGGCGCCGCCGGCCTCTCCTCCTCGGCGCCGTCGCCGCCGCCGAAGGACCCCAGTCCGCCGTCCTCATCGCTCTCTTCTACAACGCCCTCGCCTTCGCCACCCAGCCGTTTGTCGGCTGGGCCGTCGACCGCGTCGGTCGGCCGCGGGCGGCGGTGCTCGTCGGTATCGCTTGCGGCGCCGCCGCGGTCATCGCGCGGCCGCTCGATGCGCTGACGGCGGTCGTCCTGGCGGGCATCGGATCGTCGCTGTTCCACGTCGGCGGCGGGGCGATGACGTTGGCGGCCGCCGACGGGCGGGCGGCGCAGGCGGGCGTGTTCGCGGCGCCGGGGGTCGTCGGGCTGGCCGTCGGCGGGGCGATGGCGGCGGGCGGGTGGACGGCCGGCGGGCCGTGGCTCGCGCTGTTGGGGGCGCTCGCGACCGTCATCGCGCTGCTGCCGGCGGCGTCCGTCGATCCACGGGACATCTCGCGGCCGGTCGAGAAACGACGCGATGGCGATGCGCCGGGTCAGAGCGCGTCGACGTCGGGCCGCGCTGCGGCGCATCAGCTCGAGCTGCACGACCTCGTCATGGCGCTGCTCCTGATGGCCATCGCGCTGCGGTCGACGGTCTGGACGGCCGTGCAGTTCGTCTGGGCGGGCCAGCACTCGGCGTTGCTGGCGCTCGCGCTGGCGGCCGGCATCGGCAAGGTCGTCGGCGGTTTCGCGAGCGACCGGTTCGGGCGGCGCAATTGGGCGCTCGGGGCGCTGACGACAGCCGCAGCGCTCCTGTCCTTTGCCGACCAGCGACTGGCGCTCCTCCTTCCCGGGGTCGCCCTGCTCCAATCGGCGACGCCGGCGATGTGGCTCGCCGTCGCCGACCGGCTGCCGGGCCGCCCCGCGCTGGCGTCGGGCCTCGTCTTCGGCGGCGCGATCGCGCTGGGCGGGGCGCCGCTTTGGCTCGGCCTGCCGACCGCGCTCGGGGCGGCGGTGGCGCTGGCGGCGGCGGGGGTGTGGTGGCTGAGCGGCGTGTCGCCGCCCGGCGCGGCGCCGCTACCGCGCGAACCGTGA
- a CDS encoding heparinase II/III family protein, whose amino-acid sequence MTRCWPSGRAVVALAFLSVAGLADAHASLGQPLALRVGHQRAAQEEQPTIFGGHPRLIVGGYRGVSLDELRAACARPELKGQCELIGGRHILDDAMRYLLVGDVAAAGRVRTELLAWNTCGSGDVGVEHSTWGGYALAYDWIWDTLSAAERRQMNGMWADCGGAVRSVLDSNGPHLWHGYTSLAASLALMALACDDDHSGCGPLLQAAVERFRGRALEAYAVVGGAWPEGYNYERSHFFSADPPGQYVMDALRAWDSSVERDTPAHASLFETIAVDEGDWLRGLGHHVLYGTLDAYGPNGKRTLLRGGDMPTGQSWPNKQYRPFVDSIARVYGDGVLAKWGRDLESDWSFVGGDGTYHPIHRYSLPYNLPLDVPSHAPDDTNAPGDPPPLGRIWARDDLGYVIARSGWGVGETTLGYRAGKWFTGHQHLDQGHLDLWRKGPLTVDAGVYANWGTPHREAYYMRTVAHNTLLIPRIGETFDQHPSLGSQQVNDGGQRIHTYARGGCAQCMQSVSEWRANVGAGLHFEAGRIDAFADAPAYTVIESDLTSAYNSMAHATAGNVAKVESVQRDIVFLRPDLVVVTDRVRTTDGTSPPRFTLHLPGRPALDDAVVDTGTVDDGILHSDADRFTFDNGTGGRLTMHALAPLDAGLTAIGGPGHRYWVDGANRDAGASGLEGTPAEPGMWRVESASRSSSTAGRNHLLVHALTVTDTGRTALPVFLSRGRTDRPGARAAHVVVQDGDGVVRAVVQSASVPRERVATAYLSISGTLPLRLELLATDLEPRATHVVCFMPCTQPNRWTTTSDDEGILFVRSERAVDVSGGSAVFLARCPPVDGESDWWRQVCAEPDRLPTLTAPSTPAPTATVRPAWDGRALLPWGSRFAR is encoded by the coding sequence GCGGCCTGCGCGCGGCCCGAGCTGAAGGGACAGTGCGAGCTGATCGGCGGCCGGCACATCCTGGACGATGCCATGCGCTACCTTCTCGTCGGCGACGTGGCCGCCGCCGGGCGCGTCAGGACCGAGCTCCTGGCGTGGAACACATGCGGTTCGGGCGACGTCGGCGTCGAGCACAGCACGTGGGGCGGCTACGCGCTGGCGTACGACTGGATCTGGGACACGTTGTCGGCCGCCGAACGCCGGCAGATGAACGGCATGTGGGCGGACTGCGGAGGTGCGGTCCGGAGCGTCCTCGACTCCAACGGCCCCCACCTGTGGCACGGCTACACCTCGCTCGCCGCATCGCTCGCGCTGATGGCGCTCGCCTGCGACGACGATCACTCGGGCTGCGGACCGCTCCTGCAGGCGGCGGTCGAGCGCTTCCGCGGCCGAGCCCTCGAGGCCTACGCCGTGGTCGGCGGCGCATGGCCCGAGGGCTACAACTACGAGCGGAGCCACTTCTTCTCGGCCGACCCGCCCGGCCAGTACGTCATGGACGCGCTGCGGGCCTGGGACTCGTCGGTCGAGCGCGACACGCCGGCGCACGCCAGCTTGTTCGAGACGATCGCCGTCGATGAAGGCGATTGGCTGCGCGGTCTCGGCCACCACGTGCTCTACGGCACGCTCGATGCGTACGGTCCGAACGGCAAGCGCACGCTGCTGCGCGGGGGCGACATGCCGACCGGGCAGTCATGGCCCAACAAACAGTATCGGCCGTTCGTCGACAGCATCGCGCGCGTGTACGGCGACGGTGTGCTGGCGAAGTGGGGCCGCGATCTCGAGTCCGACTGGTCGTTCGTGGGCGGCGACGGGACGTACCACCCGATCCACCGCTACAGCCTGCCGTACAACCTGCCGCTCGACGTGCCGTCCCATGCGCCCGACGACACGAACGCCCCAGGCGACCCGCCGCCCCTCGGCCGCATCTGGGCGCGCGACGACCTCGGCTACGTCATCGCCCGCTCCGGCTGGGGCGTGGGCGAGACGACGCTCGGCTACCGGGCCGGCAAGTGGTTCACCGGGCACCAGCACCTGGACCAGGGCCACCTCGACCTCTGGCGCAAGGGGCCGTTGACCGTCGACGCCGGGGTGTACGCCAACTGGGGCACGCCGCACCGCGAGGCGTATTACATGCGCACGGTTGCGCACAACACGCTGCTCATCCCGCGGATCGGCGAGACGTTCGACCAGCATCCGTCGCTCGGTTCCCAACAGGTCAACGACGGCGGCCAGCGCATCCATACCTACGCCCGCGGGGGCTGCGCGCAGTGCATGCAGAGCGTGTCGGAGTGGCGAGCGAACGTCGGCGCCGGCCTGCACTTCGAGGCCGGCCGCATCGACGCCTTCGCCGATGCGCCGGCCTATACCGTCATCGAGAGCGACCTCACGTCCGCCTACAACTCGATGGCCCACGCGACCGCCGGCAACGTCGCCAAGGTCGAGTCCGTCCAGCGCGACATCGTCTTCCTCCGCCCCGACCTCGTCGTCGTCACCGACCGCGTCCGGACGACGGACGGCACGTCGCCGCCGCGGTTCACGCTGCACCTGCCCGGGCGTCCGGCGCTCGATGACGCCGTCGTCGACACAGGGACGGTCGACGACGGTATCCTGCATTCCGATGCCGACCGCTTTACGTTCGACAACGGCACCGGCGGCCGCCTGACGATGCACGCGCTCGCGCCGTTGGACGCGGGCCTCACGGCCATCGGCGGTCCCGGCCACCGCTACTGGGTCGACGGCGCGAACCGCGACGCGGGGGCAAGTGGCTTGGAGGGCACGCCGGCCGAGCCGGGAATGTGGCGCGTCGAGAGCGCGTCGCGCAGTTCGTCGACCGCCGGTCGCAACCACCTGCTGGTCCATGCGCTGACGGTGACGGACACCGGGCGGACGGCGCTGCCGGTGTTCTTGAGCCGCGGGCGCACGGATCGACCGGGCGCCAGAGCGGCGCACGTCGTCGTCCAGGACGGTGACGGCGTCGTTCGCGCCGTGGTGCAAAGTGCCAGCGTGCCACGCGAGCGGGTCGCGACCGCGTACCTGTCGATCTCCGGCACGCTGCCGCTGCGCCTCGAGCTGCTGGCCACCGACCTCGAACCGCGCGCGACGCACGTCGTGTGCTTCATGCCCTGCACCCAACCCAACCGTTGGACGACGACTTCCGACGACGAGGGCATCCTGTTCGTGCGCTCGGAGCGCGCGGTCGACGTGTCCGGGGGCTCGGCGGTCTTCCTGGCGCGCTGCCCGCCCGTCGACGGCGAGAGCGATTGGTGGCGGCAGGTCTGCGCCGAGCCCGATCGTCTGCCGACGTTGACCGCTCCGTCGACCCCCGCGCCGACAGCGACGGTCAGGCCCGCATGGGACGGGCGCGCGCTGCTGCCATGGGGGTCACGGTTCGCGCGGTAG
- a CDS encoding DEAD/DEAH box helicase, translating to MTTFAELGLAEPVLRALAERDYTTPTPIQIDAIPVALDKRDLIACAQTGSGKTAVFALPWLHHRYNDLQRNAGSQGRQPEALVLVPTRELAIQVADAFAAYGKHVRFRVTAVYGGVGYGPQTTALTRGVDVLVATPGRLIDHLERGNVRLDGVKYLVLDEADRMLDLGFLPQVRRVLEDGRVPKAGRQTLLFSATMPPQIAALAKDYLHNPERVEVDAPNTAVDRIEQRLYPVAQDQKPELLARLLRDEEVEAALVFCRTRRRADKLSKALNQAGLTNAAIHSDVAQNKREQILDAFRSGKLRLMIATDVASRGLDIPHLSHVINLDVPTMAEDYVHRIGRTGRAGREGIAMTLYSHTDEALWQAVEALTGLKLPPIKVPDFDYMVDDSEPLLTRRQQADRNRVARAAGQGAPRARGERTRQPAGRAPVAGTPVARSNGGRSTSQAPARAAAPVGGGQPSRDGRRSDGPARNGDGRRSDSGGRADNGSRGSDGRRAVGAPRTGAGNGNGVSRREPAAAFGGRPAPRQDDRRTSEPRRDDRRPTEPRRVAPADGGGRPVPPDRQARGVVNIGIEPRRRMTPEERAALLASDGPTRRDSDR from the coding sequence ATGACCACCTTTGCTGAGCTCGGCCTTGCCGAGCCAGTCCTGCGCGCGCTTGCCGAGCGGGACTACACCACCCCTACGCCCATCCAGATCGACGCGATCCCGGTCGCGTTGGACAAGCGCGACCTCATCGCGTGCGCCCAGACGGGCAGCGGTAAGACCGCCGTCTTCGCGCTGCCGTGGTTGCACCACCGCTACAACGATCTCCAGCGCAATGCCGGCTCGCAGGGCCGCCAGCCCGAGGCGCTCGTCCTCGTGCCGACACGCGAGTTGGCGATTCAGGTTGCCGACGCGTTCGCCGCATACGGCAAGCACGTTCGCTTTCGCGTGACGGCTGTCTACGGCGGCGTCGGTTACGGCCCGCAGACCACCGCTCTGACGCGCGGCGTCGATGTCCTCGTCGCCACGCCGGGCCGGCTGATCGACCACCTGGAGCGCGGCAACGTCCGCCTCGACGGCGTGAAGTACCTGGTCCTCGACGAGGCGGACCGGATGCTCGATCTGGGCTTCCTGCCGCAGGTCCGGCGCGTCCTCGAGGACGGCCGCGTGCCCAAGGCTGGACGACAGACGCTCCTCTTTTCGGCGACGATGCCGCCGCAGATCGCCGCCCTCGCCAAGGACTATCTCCACAACCCTGAGCGCGTCGAGGTCGATGCCCCGAACACGGCGGTCGATCGGATCGAGCAGCGGCTCTACCCGGTGGCGCAGGACCAGAAGCCGGAGTTGCTGGCACGGCTGCTGCGCGACGAGGAGGTCGAAGCGGCCCTCGTCTTCTGCCGGACCCGCCGGCGTGCCGACAAGCTGTCAAAGGCCTTGAACCAGGCCGGCCTGACGAACGCCGCGATCCACTCCGACGTGGCCCAAAACAAGCGCGAGCAGATTCTGGACGCGTTCCGCTCGGGCAAGTTGCGGCTGATGATCGCCACCGACGTCGCGTCGCGCGGTCTCGACATCCCTCACCTGTCCCACGTGATCAACCTCGACGTGCCGACGATGGCGGAGGACTACGTCCACCGCATCGGCCGCACCGGCCGGGCCGGTCGCGAGGGCATCGCGATGACGCTCTACTCGCACACGGACGAGGCGCTATGGCAGGCCGTCGAGGCCCTGACCGGCCTCAAGCTGCCGCCGATCAAGGTCCCCGACTTCGACTATATGGTCGACGACTCGGAGCCGCTGTTGACCCGTCGCCAGCAAGCCGACCGCAACCGCGTCGCCCGCGCCGCCGGCCAAGGCGCCCCGCGCGCCCGCGGCGAGCGGACGCGCCAGCCGGCCGGCCGCGCACCGGTTGCCGGCACGCCGGTCGCCCGGTCGAACGGCGGTCGATCGACGTCCCAGGCGCCCGCTCGCGCGGCAGCGCCCGTCGGCGGCGGACAACCGAGCCGCGACGGTCGTCGCTCGGACGGTCCCGCCCGCAACGGCGACGGCCGGCGCTCCGACAGCGGTGGGCGCGCGGACAACGGTTCACGCGGCAGCGACGGTCGGCGGGCGGTGGGTGCGCCGCGCACCGGCGCCGGCAACGGGAACGGCGTGTCGCGCCGCGAACCGGCGGCCGCGTTCGGCGGGCGACCGGCGCCGCGCCAGGATGACCGCCGTACCAGCGAACCGCGCCGCGACGACCGCCGGCCGACCGAGCCGCGCCGCGTTGCGCCGGCCGATGGCGGCGGCCGCCCGGTGCCGCCGGACCGGCAGGCCCGCGGCGTCGTGAACATCGGCATCGAGCCGCGACGCCGAATGACGCCCGAGGAGCGGGCCGCGCTCCTGGCGAGCGACGGTCCGACGCGCCGCGACAGCGACCGTTAG